In Clavibacter californiensis, the sequence GTCCCGGGCGTCGGGATGACCCGGGGCAGCCCGGTCGTCCGGGGCGTCCTCGCCCTCCTGGCGGAGCCGAGGCGCGCTGTTCGAGAGCATCTCGCAGGCGGCCCACGAGAGGGGTCGGGCCCCCGTCGAGCGTCCTCGTCCACGTGCGCGGGGGGCGCTCCTGCCCGGCCGATGCGCCTCCCGGACGCGGTGCATCCGGGAGGCACCGCGATTAGGTGCCCGGTCGGTGCGCGTGTGTATGGTGTGCCTTGTCGGGGACCCCGCCGCACGTCGCCCCGGATCGGATCCGATCCGAGCGGGCACGCATCTCGGACACCGGGCCGGCCACCGGCCCCCATGAACGCATATATAAGGAGTCACGTGCCCGGCACGAAGAAGTTGGTCATCGTCGAGTCGCCGGCCAAGGCCAAGACGATCGCCCAGTACCTGGGCAGCGGCTACGAGGTGCAGGCCTCCGTCGGCCACATCCGCGACCTCATCGAGCCGAAGAACCTGCCGCCCGAGCTGAAGAAGGGCACGCTCGGCAAGTTCTCCGTCGACGTGGAGAACGGCTTCGAGCCCTACTACGTCGTCAGCGACCAGAAGAAGAAGACGGTCGCCGACCTCAAGCGGGCGCTCAAGGACGCCGACGAGCTCTTCCTCGCGACTGATGAGGACCGCGAGGGCGAGGCCATCGCGTGGCACCTGCTGCAGGTGCTGAAGCCGAAGGTGCCGGTCAAGCGCATGGTGTTCCACGAGATCACCAAGGAGGCCATCGAGCGGGCCCGCGACAGCACGCGCGACATCGACACGGCCCTCGTGGACGCCCAGGAGACGCGGCGCATCCTCGACCGCCTCTACGGCTACGAGGTGTCGCCCGTCCTCTGGCGCAAGGTGGGGCCCGGCCTGTCCGCTGGCCGCGTGCAGTCCGCCGCGACGCGGCTGGTCGTGGACCGCGAGCGCGAGCGGCTGGCCTTCGTCACCGCCTCGTACTGGGATCTGACGGCGTCGCTCTCGCCGGTCGACCAGCAGCTCCCGTTCGACGCCCGCCTCGTCCGCATCGACGGTGCGCGCATCGCCACGGGCCGCGACTTCGACGACAAGGGCGCGCTCAAGAACGACTCGCGCCCGCTCGACGCGAGCAGCGCGGAAGCGCTCGCCGAGGCGCTCCGCGACCCGTCCGTGCCGCTGAAGGTGCAGAGCGTCGAGTCGAAGCCGTACACGCGTCGCCCCGCCGCGCCCTTCACCACGTCGACGCTGCAGCAGGAGGCGGCGCGCAAGCTCCGCTTCTCCGCGCGGCAGACCATGAGCGTCGCGCAGTCGCTCTACGAGAACGGCTACATCACGTACATGCGCACCGACTCGCCCTCGCTCTCGCAGCAGGCGATCAACGCGGCGCGCAAGCAGGCCGCGGAGCTCTACGGGCCCGAGACCGTGCCGGACAAGCCGCGCCTCTACGCGGGCAAGAGCAAGAACGCGCAGGAGGCCCACGAGGCCGTCCGGCCCGCCGGGGAGACCTTCCGCACGCCCCAGCAGCTCGCATCCACGCTGCGCGGCAACGACCACAAGCTCTACGACCTCATCTGGAAGCGCACCATCGCGTCGCAGATGGCTGACGCGAAGGGATCCACCGCGTCGGTCGTCATCGCCGCGGGCCCCACGTCCGTGGGCGAGGTCGCCGAGTTCGCCGCCTCGGGCACGGTCATCACATTCCGCGGGTTCCTGGCCGCGTACGAGGAGAGCCGCGACGAGGAGCGCCATGGTGCCGCCGAGCCGCGCGAGGCCAAGCTGCCCGACCTCAAGAATGGCCAGGACCTGCGCCTCGTCGACGTCGACGCGAAGGGGCACGAGACCAGCCCGCCGCCGCGCTACACGGAGGCGAGCCTCGTCAAGACGCTCGAGGAGCTGGGGATCGGTCGTCCGTCGACCTATGCCGCCATCATCTCGACGATCGTCGACCGCGGCTACGTCACGCCGCGCGGCACGGCCCTCGTCCCGAACTGGATCGCCTTCTCGGTGGTGCGGCTGCTCGAGGAGTTCTTCACGGAGCTCGTGCAGTACGACTTCACCGCAGGCATGGAGGACGACCTCGACCGCATCGCGGAGGGCTCGGCCGAGCGCGTCGACTGGCTGAAGGGCTTCTACTACGGCAACGACGCGCACAAGGGGCTCCGCCCCACGATCGACAACCTCGGCGAGATCGACGCCAAGGAGATCAACTCCCTGCGCATCGCGGACGACATCACCCTGCGCATCGGCAAGTACGGCCCCTACCTGGAGGTCCACGAGGAGGGTGCCGCAGCGGACGCGACGCCCCGCCGCGTCAACCTGCCGGAGGACCTCGCGCCGGACGAGCTGACCGCGGCCAAGGCCCGCGAGCTGATCGACGCGCCGGTCGTCACCGACCGGGTCATCGGCATCAACCCCGAGAACGGCAAGCAGGTCGTGGCGAAGGACGGTCGTTACGGCCCGTACGTCACCGAGCTCGACCCCGAGCCCGAGGTGGCACCGGAGGCCCCCGCTGGCGGTGCCGACACGGCGACCGGCGAGGTGCTCGAGAGCGCGTCGGCGGCGACCACGGCCGCACCCGCGAAGAAGGCGCCCGCCAAGAAGCCGGCGGCGAAGAAGGCGGCGGCCGTCAAGCCGCGCACCGCCTCCATCTTCAAGT encodes:
- the topA gene encoding type I DNA topoisomerase, which encodes MPGTKKLVIVESPAKAKTIAQYLGSGYEVQASVGHIRDLIEPKNLPPELKKGTLGKFSVDVENGFEPYYVVSDQKKKTVADLKRALKDADELFLATDEDREGEAIAWHLLQVLKPKVPVKRMVFHEITKEAIERARDSTRDIDTALVDAQETRRILDRLYGYEVSPVLWRKVGPGLSAGRVQSAATRLVVDRERERLAFVTASYWDLTASLSPVDQQLPFDARLVRIDGARIATGRDFDDKGALKNDSRPLDASSAEALAEALRDPSVPLKVQSVESKPYTRRPAAPFTTSTLQQEAARKLRFSARQTMSVAQSLYENGYITYMRTDSPSLSQQAINAARKQAAELYGPETVPDKPRLYAGKSKNAQEAHEAVRPAGETFRTPQQLASTLRGNDHKLYDLIWKRTIASQMADAKGSTASVVIAAGPTSVGEVAEFAASGTVITFRGFLAAYEESRDEERHGAAEPREAKLPDLKNGQDLRLVDVDAKGHETSPPPRYTEASLVKTLEELGIGRPSTYAAIISTIVDRGYVTPRGTALVPNWIAFSVVRLLEEFFTELVQYDFTAGMEDDLDRIAEGSAERVDWLKGFYYGNDAHKGLRPTIDNLGEIDAKEINSLRIADDITLRIGKYGPYLEVHEEGAAADATPRRVNLPEDLAPDELTAAKARELIDAPVVTDRVIGINPENGKQVVAKDGRYGPYVTELDPEPEVAPEAPAGGADTATGEVLESASAATTAAPAKKAPAKKPAAKKAAAVKPRTASIFKSMDLATVDLETALRLLDLPRVVGEDPETATPITAQNGKYGPYLKKGTDSRSLTSEEQIFEIDLPGALEVFAQPKYGARRPSSALKEFDADPVSGKGIKVKDGRFGPYVTDGETNATIPKSESVEDVDFDRAVELLADKRAKGPAKPKTKAKAPAKAKAKAPAKAKTTATKSTAAKTSTAKTGTATTTAARSAAATKAAATRAANKAAAAAATASDAT